In bacterium, the genomic stretch AGCGCATCTCCTCGAACAACCCCCAGGGCGACATCTCGCGGTCCACGCGGGGGCAGGTGCGCAGCAGCGCGTCCGGGATCCGCCGCCAGTCCTGCTGCATCGCCTCCGACAGCAGCAGGTCGCGCACCAGGACCCAGCCCTGCACCTCGCGCGGGTCGTCGCCCAGCACGGGCAGGCGGCTGTAGCCGGAAGCGGCCGCCAGCCGGCGGCACGTCGCGGCATCCGCCGCGCGGGGCAGGCTGTCGACACGTTCCCACGGCGTCATCACGGCGTCGAGGTTCAGGTCCGACAGGGCCAGGCAGCGGGCCAGCAGATCGGTGAAGCGCCCGTCCTGCGCGGCCGCCGGGTGCGCGGCCATCAGGTGGTGCATCGCTTCGCGGCCGATGACGGCGCCCTCGGCACGACGGCCGCGGCCGGGCAGGAGGCGGTCGATCAGCGAAGAGTAGGCCAGCAGCACCCAGCGCACCGGCGACAGCAGGAGCATGGCCGCCCGCAGGGGCCGGACCGAGGCGAGACTCAACCGCTCGGGGTACTCCCGGTACACGACCTTCGGGATGATCT encodes the following:
- a CDS encoding hemolysin family protein, encoding MSGGLSPAAVVAVLAACLAASAFFSGAETGLMSISRIRLRTLLRHEPHPRAAALRRLLDRIEDPVLSCLIGTNLANVGFSAVLTAALTARYGSRGEFAAAAIATVLVVVFGEIIPKVVYREYPERLSLASVRPLRAAMLLLSPVRWVLLAYSSLIDRLLPGRGRRAEGAVIGREAMHHLMAAHPAAAQDGRFTDLLARCLALSDLNLDAVMTPWERVDSLPRAADAATCRRLAAASGYSRLPVLGDDPREVQGWVLVRDLLLSEAMQQDWRRIPDALLRTCPRVDREMSPWGLFEEMRWQRQQMAVVVDAGGNPLGMVTLEDLLEVLVGSIADEFDDEADDAAG